CGTATATATGCGCTCAAGCAGTACAAATGTAAAATCGAGAATGTCTTCCGCATCTTCCTTAGTCAAATTCCCTTCATGAGCACCATCATTGCCATCATCTTTGATACAAGTAGACAATTCTCTAAGCGTTTCTGGAAGGTGGTCATTATCGAAAAGCCAGGGCAGGCGAAGTCCTAAACTGCGGCGCACTTTTTTATTGAGACCATCCGCTTCACACTCAGGGAGCATCGCTCTAGTGGCAAGATCAGTACAAAGACGGAACAT
This genomic stretch from Deltaproteobacteria bacterium harbors:
- a CDS encoding DUF4145 domain-containing protein, giving the protein MFRLCTDLATRAMLPECEADGLNKKVRRSLGLRLPWLFDNDHLPETLRELSTCIKDDGNDGAHEGNLTKEDAEDILDFTFVLLERIYTEPKRIELANERRETRISKT